One region of Gorilla gorilla gorilla isolate KB3781 chromosome 15, NHGRI_mGorGor1-v2.1_pri, whole genome shotgun sequence genomic DNA includes:
- the LOC134757126 gene encoding high mobility group protein B1-like, with the protein MSAKEKGKFENMAKADEVHYERKMKTYIPPKQETKKLFKDPNAPKRPPFSLSIAQKSKGEHPGQSTGDVAKKLGEMRTNTAADDKWPYEKKAAKLKEKYRKDTAVYRATGKPDAAKKGDVKAEKSKKRKDEEDEEDEEEDEEDDDNEYADNEYTGFSGFVYKTFNSPVHNSLFLKKKIEM; encoded by the coding sequence ATGTCtgctaaagagaaaggaaaatttgaaaatatggcAAAGGCGGACGAGGTccattatgaaagaaaaatgaaaacctatATTCCTCCTAAACAGGAGACAAAAAAGTTGTTCAAGGATCCCAATGCACCCAAGAGGCCTCCCTTCAGCCTGAGTATTGCCCAAAAATCAAagggagaacatcctggccagtCCACTGGTGATGTTGCAAAGAAACTGGGAGAGATGCGGACTAACACTGCTGCAGATGACAAATGGCCTTATGAAAAGAAGGCTGCAAAGCtgaaggaaaaatacagaaaggaTACTGCTGTATATCGAGCTACAGGAAAGCCTGATGCAGCGAAAAAGGGAGATGTCAAGgctgaaaaaagcaagaaaaggaaggatgaggaagatgaagaggatgaggaggaagatgaagaggatGACGATAATGAATATGCTGATAATGAATACACTGGTTTTAGTGGTTTTGTCTATAAAACATTTAACTCCCCTGTACACAACTcactctttttaaagaaaaaaattgaaatgtaa